The Gouania willdenowi chromosome 7, fGouWil2.1, whole genome shotgun sequence genome includes a window with the following:
- the trappc6b gene encoding trafficking protein particle complex subunit 6b isoform X2 produces MADEAPFQFLHSEVIQYVFGASDSGDAETGRNITKVESMGFRVGQGLIERLTKETSRFKDELDVMKFICKDFWTCLFKKQIDNLRTNHQYLAFTCGLVRGALSNLGVKSIVTAEVSIMPACKFQVMIQKI; encoded by the exons ATGGCAGATGAAGCTCCTTTCCAGTTTCTTCACAGTGAAGTGATTCAGTACGTGTTCGGTGCGTCTGACAGCGGGGACGCG GAGACTGGGCGGAACATCACCAAGGTGGAGAGCATGGGCTTCAGAGTTGGCCAAGGACTGATAGAGAG ATTAACTAAAGAGACATCGCGGTTTAAAGATGAGTTGGATGTAATGAAATTCATCTGTAAGGACTTTTGGACCTGTTTGTTTAAGAAGCAGATCGACAATCTACGCACCAATCATCAG TATCTGGCCTTTACCTGCGGTCTGGTGAGGGGAGCGCTGTCCAACCTAGGAGTGAAGAGTATTGTAACTGCTGAGGTGTCCATAATGCCAGCAT GTAAATTCCAGGTCATGATCCAGAAAATATAA
- the trappc6b gene encoding trafficking protein particle complex subunit 6b isoform X1, protein MADEAPFQFLHSEVIQYVFGASDSGDAETGRNITKVESMGFRVGQGLIERLTKETSRFKDELDVMKFICKDFWTCLFKKQIDNLRTNHQGIYVLQDSKFQLLSHLSAGKQYLDQAPKYLAFTCGLVRGALSNLGVKSIVTAEVSIMPACKFQVMIQKI, encoded by the exons ATGGCAGATGAAGCTCCTTTCCAGTTTCTTCACAGTGAAGTGATTCAGTACGTGTTCGGTGCGTCTGACAGCGGGGACGCG GAGACTGGGCGGAACATCACCAAGGTGGAGAGCATGGGCTTCAGAGTTGGCCAAGGACTGATAGAGAG ATTAACTAAAGAGACATCGCGGTTTAAAGATGAGTTGGATGTAATGAAATTCATCTGTAAGGACTTTTGGACCTGTTTGTTTAAGAAGCAGATCGACAATCTACGCACCAATCATCAG gGCATTTATGTCCTGCAGGACAGCAAGTTCCAGTTACTGAGTCACCTTTCAGCTGGTAAACAGTACCTGGATCAGGCTCCAAAG TATCTGGCCTTTACCTGCGGTCTGGTGAGGGGAGCGCTGTCCAACCTAGGAGTGAAGAGTATTGTAACTGCTGAGGTGTCCATAATGCCAGCAT GTAAATTCCAGGTCATGATCCAGAAAATATAA
- the LOC114467517 gene encoding putative beta-lactamase-like 1, protein MKVKWTMLGMVVFFLLSVVMTCCFIWQYRLPKLNTVSLKEALMGEMCPRYPEPVPLQHPISSLRVALEKIHALLRSSVHPTHLPALSAIVVLNDSVLWNGNFGKKNRSDPSSDTPNEYTVYRIASLSKIFPTLMLYKLWEDGMVDSLDDPLEKYAENFTIKNPLGGNERPFQSSSRTLGSSLPALTLRRMASQLSGLPRRLRSTNLLWTGDTEAAMTLLQDDILVADPGTKCHYSNVAFSLMANILAQKVAETDYESWVSDNILQQLNMENTGFNMTPTVQRLMAVGVYSDGRPAPLFNLGWYRPAGQMYSTAADLAKLMMALLGAYRSLLRQDTLNTMLTPIMRCHSEYFAHSTGTPFEINEQFGYDVVRKDGDLDGFAATLTLVPRLKLGLAILMAGVRPADKDIVRKAFSYLIPAVEGAFRDSEHLRPPPDPAPYVGFFTYKNMTFYEVKVGSNGILLMQQFGPQVDTNVPLKYRTIRLDYLQERVFRLMFKSPYPCKLKVNGASVSLEGQDRQLFNFHIFNKKGVSPGFDSPGLNTYNVTRIAGRPFFTS, encoded by the exons ATGAAGGTGAAATGGACCATGCTGGGCATGGTTGTCTTCTTTCTGCTTTCTGTGGTCATGACTTGCTGCTTCATATGGCAATACAGACTTCCAAAGCTAAATACAG TGTCTCTAAAAGAAGCTTTAATGGGGGAGATGTGCCCTCGCTACCCCGAGCCAGTGCCCCTCCAACATCCCATTTCATCACTGAGGGTGGCATTAGAAAAG ATTCACGCCCTTTTGAGGTCGAGCGTTCACCCCACCCACCTGCCAGCCTTATCAGccattgttgttttaaatgactCAGTTCTCTGGAATGGAAACTTTGGCAAGAAAAATAGAAGTGACCCATCTTCAGATACACCCAATGAGTACACGGTGTACAG AATTGCAAGCCTCTCCAAAATCTTCCCCACACTCATGCTTTACAAACTGTGGGAAGATGGCATGGTGGACTCGCTGGATGACCCTTTGGAAAAGTATGCAGAGAACTTTACCATCAAGAATCCACTGGGGGGAAATGAACGACCATTCCAGTCATCATCTAGGACCCTCGGCAGTAGCCTACCTGCACTCACACTGCGCAGGATGGCTAGTCAGCTCTCAG GGTTACCCAGAAGATTGAGGTCGACTAATCTCCTGTGGACTGGAGACACAGAGGCAGCCATGACTTTGTTACAGGATGACATCCTTGTAGCAGACCCAGGAACAAA ATGCCACTACAGCAACGTTGCTTTTTCCCTCATGGCCAACATCTTGGCCCAGAAAGTGGCTGAGACTGATTATGAGAGCTGGGTTTCTGACAATATCCTGCAGCAGCTCAATATGGAAAACACTGGTTTCAATATGACTCCAACAGTTCAGAGGCTGATGGCTGTGGGTGTGTACAGTGATGGCCGGCCAGCTCCGCTCTTCAACCTGGGCTGGTACCGGCCTGCAGGACAGATGTATTCTACTGCAGCTGACTTGGCCAAACTCATGATGGCTCTCCTTGGTGCGTACAGATCTCTTCTCCGGCAGGACACTCTCAACACCATGTTGACTCCAATTATGCGATGCCATAGCGAGTACTTCGCTCACTCTACTGGCACACCGTTTGAGATCAACGAGCAGTTTGGTTATGATGTGGTGAGAAAGGATGGAGACCTGGATGGATTTGCAGCCACGCTGACTCTAGTTCCTCGGCTGAAGCTGGGATTGGCGATTCTGATGGCTGGGGTTCGACCTGCAGACAAGGACATTGTGAGGAAGGCCTTCAGCTACCTGATCCCTGCAGTAGAAGGAGCCTTCCGAGACAGCGAACATCTCAGACCACCTCCTGACCCTGCTCCTTATGTGGGCTTTTTCACCTATAAGAACATGACTTTTTATGAAGTTAAGGTAGGTTCAAATGGAATACTGTTGATGCAGCAGTTTGGACCACAGGTGGACACAAATGTTCCACTAAAGTACAGAACAATCAGGTTGGATTATCTGCAGGAACGGGTGTTCAGGCTGATGTTTAAAAGTCCATATCCTTGCAAGTTGAAGGTGAATGGGGCCTCAGTGTCCCTTGAGGGACAGGATAGGCAGCTTTTcaactttcacatttttaacaagAAGGGTGTGTCTCCTGGGTTCGACTCCCCTGGGCTCAACACATACAATGTGACAAGGATCGCTGGTAGACCATTCTTTACTTCTTAA